A window of the Gossypium arboreum isolate Shixiya-1 chromosome 2, ASM2569848v2, whole genome shotgun sequence genome harbors these coding sequences:
- the LOC108466529 gene encoding transcription termination factor MTEF18, mitochondrial-like: MTHFRNLRKPAILKWASSCFFENQLNPPVFVMGSFHLSQRQNPRFYRSKGSAVAVKREVLEAPKIPQATLKEAQAALLEYLHWTRSIPFMDAENMSKNSPHFLRNLLKKVNIVKDVRSSMARFLRYRPINEFEPFFESLGLKPWEYTPLLPRNLMFLSDDSLFFENYRVLCQFGIERNKIGRIYKKAIQVFQLESGALPLKLQAYQELGLSHSFMVKIIVCSPCVLIGDIDMKFIKVLEILRSMGFDHAWVQEHLSDQDSYNWGLILRVLSIFSEMFCGNELVRLISQHPGLLFEGSGYATFSLVGFLLKFGLPIDQISSMFLQFPKIQVQQFVSNLIKCFVFFHEIEMEVDWIAKLVCSYTVLLGSCRLKKTNSLLSNLNVGKKRLCKYIQENPQELSKWVIGLRIVPLPDSGENIESKRLKMKFLLDLGYGENPNMMNKAFKVFRGRGGELQERFDSIVNAGLDKADVSEMVTVSPQILNQSKTVIQSKIDILVNELGYPLSSLVSFPSFLSYTTQRVRLRMAMYNWLKDHKKAEPDLALSTIVACSDKIFLNQYVNHHPSGPRVWQDLKAKLSMDK, encoded by the coding sequence ATGACCCATTTTCGAAACCTTAGAAAACCAGCAATTCTCAAATGGGCATCTTCTTGTTTCTTTGAAAACCAACTCAACCCCCCAGTTTTTGTAATGGGTTCGTTTCACTTATCACAAAGGCAAAACCCTAGGTTTTATAGGTCAAAAGGATCAGCTGTAGCAGTGAAGCGTGAGGTTTTAGAGGCTCCCAAAATCCCTCAGGCCACTTTGAAAGAGGCTCAAGCTGCTTTGTTGGAATATTTGCATTGGACTAGGAGTATTCCGTTTATGGATGCGGAGAACATGAGCAAAAACTCACCTCATTTTTTACGAAACCTTTTGAAAAAGGTTAACATTGTTAAGGATGTTAGAAGCTCTATGGCGCGGTTTTTACGTTATCGTCCCATTAATGAATTCGAACCTTTCTTTGAGAGTTTGGGATTGAAGCCTTGGGAGTATACTCCTTTACTTCCTAGGAATTTGATGTTTTTGAGTGATGATTCATTGTTTTTTGAGAATTATAGGGTCTTGTGTCAATTCGGGATTGAACGAAATAAGATTGGTCGGATATATAAGAAAGCAATTCAAGTGTTCCAACTTGAATCTGGTGCTTTGCCATTAAAGCTTCAAGCTTATCAAGAACTGGGGCTTAGCCACTCTTTTATGGTTAAGATTATTGTTTGTAGCCCTTGTGTTTTGATTGGTGATATAGATATGAAATTCATTAAGGTATTAGAGATTTTGAGGAGTATGGGATTTGATCATGCTTGGGTTCAGGAGCATTTGTCAGATCAAGATTCATATAATTGGGGTTTGATACTTCGTGTTCTGAGCATCTTTAGTGAGATGTTCTGCGGTAATGAGTTAGTTAGGTTAATCAGCCAGCATCCAGGGCTTTTGTTTGAGGGTTCTGGGTATGCTACTTTTTCACTAGTCGGGTTCCTGTTGAAATTTGGACTTCCAATAGATCAGATATCTTCTATGTTCCTACAGTTTCCAAAAATCCAAGTTCAGCAATTCGTTTCAAATCTTATTAAATGTTTTGTGTTCTTTCACGAGATTGAGATGGAGGTGGATTGGATTGCGAAACTTGTTTGTTCATACACTGTATTACTTGGTTCATGCAGGTTGAAGAAAACTAATAGTTTACTTAGTAACTTGAATGTTGGAAAAAAGAGGCTTTGTAAATACATCCAAGAGAATCCCCAAGAATTGAGTAAATGGGTTATTGGATTAAGAATTGTGCCATTACCAGACTCAGGAGAGAATATAGAGTCAAAAAGGTTGAAGATGAAGTTCCTTTTAGACTTGGGATATGGAGAAAACCCAAACATGATGAACAAAGCATTCAAGGTGTTTCGAGGCAGAGGAGGGGAGCTccaagagagatttgattcaatcgTAAATGCCGGTTTGGATAAGGCAGACGTGTCTGAAATGGTCACCGTATCCCCTCAAATCCTAAATCAATCAAAAACTGTTATCCAATCTAAGATTGATATTCTAGTAAACGAATTGGGTTACCCCTTATCGTCTTTAGTATCATTCCCCTCTTTTCTTTCCTATACAACACAAAGGGTCAGGCTTAGAATGGCAATGTATAATTGGCTCAAAGATCATAAAAAAGCAGAGCCTGACTTGGCCTTGAGCACCATTGTTGCATGTTCAGACAAAATATTCCTGAATCAATATGTGAATCATCATCCTAGTGGCCCTCGAGTTTGGCAGGATCTAAAAGCAAAGCTTAGCATGGATAAATGA